The Vibrio pomeroyi genome window below encodes:
- a CDS encoding YchE family NAAT transporter, translating into MQGLELAIFMQFFLGLVAAVNPIGIMPVFVSLTAHMPPEERNRTALQANIAVAVILIVSLVAGQMLLDMFSISLDSFRVAGGLLLLSIAFSMMSGKLGEDKQNKQEKSEYISKEQIGVVPLAMPLMAGPGAISSTIVYGSRYPAAIDTVGIGISIIAFATCSWLLFRSAPVIVRFLGQTGINVITRIMGLILGALGIEFIANGLRNLFPGLA; encoded by the coding sequence ATGCAAGGTTTAGAACTCGCAATCTTTATGCAATTCTTCCTTGGGCTTGTTGCAGCCGTAAACCCAATCGGCATCATGCCTGTTTTTGTTTCTTTAACTGCTCATATGCCACCAGAAGAGCGAAACAGGACAGCCTTACAAGCCAACATTGCTGTTGCCGTTATCTTGATTGTCTCGCTTGTTGCAGGGCAAATGCTTCTTGATATGTTTAGCATCTCGTTGGATTCATTCCGCGTTGCAGGCGGTTTACTGTTGTTGAGTATCGCATTTTCGATGATGAGCGGTAAGCTCGGTGAAGATAAGCAGAACAAACAAGAGAAATCGGAATACATCAGTAAAGAGCAGATCGGCGTGGTTCCACTGGCTATGCCTCTAATGGCGGGTCCCGGTGCAATCAGCTCGACGATTGTTTACGGTTCTCGCTACCCTGCTGCTATTGATACGGTAGGCATCGGCATTAGCATTATTGCTTTCGCAACTTGTTCTTGGCTTTTATTCCGTTCAGCGCCAGTTATCGTTCGCTTCCTAGGTCAAACCGGCATCAACGTTATTACACGTATCATGGGCTTGATCCTGGGTGCGCTAGGCATCGAGTTCATCGCCAACGGCTTACGTAACCTATTCCCAGGGTTAGCATAA
- a CDS encoding ion transporter: MSRKPLKHHLYVIIFGTHTPAGRAFDISLIVAILASLLVLILESIPNVMTEWSQQLRYIEYSFTALFTLEYLLRLYCSPKPKSYATSFYGVVDLLAILPTYLAIIFPGASFMGVVRLLRVMRIFRILKLVRYLQDSNILLRSLLMARRKILIFFSTVGILVVIFGALIFIIEGPDNGFTSIPHSIYWAIVTITTVGYGDMVPQTALGKAIASLTMLLGYSILAVPTGIITAELSNEMNSHKELVKCPNCNRSGHDSDAIYCKHCASELADPDKRVVTEEKE, encoded by the coding sequence ATGTCACGTAAGCCACTTAAGCATCATTTGTACGTCATTATCTTTGGCACTCACACTCCAGCCGGACGCGCATTTGATATTTCACTGATCGTTGCAATCTTGGCTTCGCTGTTGGTGCTTATCTTAGAGTCTATCCCTAATGTGATGACCGAGTGGTCACAACAGTTGCGTTACATTGAATACAGCTTTACTGCCCTCTTTACGCTTGAGTATCTGTTGAGGCTCTATTGCTCTCCAAAACCAAAATCTTATGCCACCAGCTTTTATGGTGTCGTTGACCTGTTAGCGATTCTCCCAACTTACCTAGCGATCATTTTCCCGGGTGCTTCATTTATGGGTGTGGTGAGACTGCTTCGTGTGATGCGTATCTTCCGTATCCTAAAATTGGTTCGCTACCTACAAGATTCCAACATATTGCTGCGCTCATTATTGATGGCGAGACGAAAGATTCTGATCTTCTTCAGCACAGTGGGCATCTTGGTTGTTATCTTTGGTGCTTTGATCTTTATTATAGAAGGCCCTGATAATGGCTTCACCAGTATTCCTCACAGTATCTACTGGGCAATCGTGACCATCACAACCGTGGGTTACGGTGACATGGTGCCGCAAACCGCATTAGGTAAAGCTATCGCATCTCTGACTATGCTCTTGGGTTACTCAATCTTAGCCGTGCCGACCGGGATTATTACCGCAGAACTCAGTAATGAAATGAACTCGCACAAAGAGTTGGTCAAATGCCCAAACTGCAACCGTTCAGGCCACGATTCTGATGCCATCTATTGTAAACACTGTGCCAGTGAATTGGCCGATCCCGACAAACGAGTCGTTACTGAAGAGAAAGAATAG
- a CDS encoding prepilin-type N-terminal cleavage/methylation domain-containing protein, with product MKANLKGFTLIELVVVIVIIGVLAVVAAPKFLNIQHDARASVMEGLGASVHTASDLAFEKAAVEGMEAQESYLIPDYGRVKFGYPAVEKGGMENFLAIDSGFHDLTTEWTWAAHNNGPVSDPDLWLITRSEYLSDVLPNDFNSAIEKTQCYVKYTAAMEANDDYKVEVFTDGC from the coding sequence ATGAAAGCAAACCTCAAAGGTTTTACTCTGATCGAGTTAGTTGTTGTTATCGTCATTATTGGTGTTTTAGCGGTTGTCGCAGCGCCTAAGTTTTTAAACATACAACATGATGCTAGGGCTTCGGTTATGGAAGGGTTGGGAGCATCGGTTCACACAGCCTCTGATTTGGCATTCGAAAAAGCCGCTGTTGAGGGTATGGAAGCTCAAGAGTCTTATCTGATCCCTGACTACGGGCGTGTGAAGTTTGGTTACCCCGCAGTTGAGAAAGGGGGAATGGAAAACTTTTTAGCGATTGATTCTGGGTTTCATGACCTAACTACAGAGTGGACGTGGGCTGCGCATAATAATGGTCCTGTAAGTGACCCTGACTTATGGCTGATTACTCGATCGGAATATTTGTCGGATGTTCTTCCAAATGATTTCAACAGCGCGATCGAGAAAACGCAGTGTTATGTAAAGTATACGGCTGCAATGGAAGCGAATGATGATTATAAAGTCGAAGTGTTTACCGACGGTTGTTAG
- the asd gene encoding aspartate-semialdehyde dehydrogenase, with the protein MRVGLVGWRGMVGSVLMQRMVEEKDFDLIEPVYYSTSQIGIPAPVLGGKDAGLLQDAFDIDSLKQLDAVITCQGGDYTSKVYPALRQAGWKGYWIDAASTLRMDADSIITLDPVNLAQIQQGIHSGTNTFVGGNCTVSLMLMALGGLYEKGMVEWMSAMTYQAASGAGAKNMRELISQMGVINDSVSSELANPSSSILDIDKKVADTIRSSSFPTDQFGAPLAGSLIPWIDVKRENGQSKEEWKAGVEANKILGLDGQPIPIDGTCVRIGAMRCHAQALTIKLKQDVPMDEIEEIIATHNDWVKVIPNDRDITAQELTPAKVTGTMSVPVGRLRKMSMGNDFLNAFTVGDQLLWGAAEPLRRTLRIILAEKA; encoded by the coding sequence ATGAGAGTAGGTCTAGTTGGTTGGCGCGGTATGGTTGGTTCTGTACTGATGCAACGTATGGTTGAAGAGAAAGACTTCGACCTGATTGAGCCTGTTTATTACAGCACATCTCAGATTGGTATTCCTGCCCCTGTTCTAGGCGGTAAAGATGCTGGTCTACTTCAAGACGCTTTTGATATTGATAGCCTAAAACAGCTAGATGCCGTGATTACCTGTCAAGGTGGCGATTACACATCAAAAGTATACCCAGCGCTGCGTCAAGCAGGTTGGAAAGGTTACTGGATTGATGCAGCTTCTACTCTGCGTATGGACGCTGATTCAATCATCACTCTTGATCCTGTTAACTTGGCTCAAATCCAACAAGGCATTCACAGCGGCACCAACACTTTCGTTGGCGGTAACTGTACAGTGAGCTTGATGCTTATGGCACTAGGTGGCCTATATGAAAAAGGCATGGTCGAGTGGATGAGTGCGATGACTTACCAAGCGGCATCGGGCGCTGGCGCTAAAAACATGCGTGAGCTTATCTCACAAATGGGTGTGATCAACGATAGCGTAAGCTCTGAACTAGCAAACCCATCAAGCTCGATTCTTGATATTGATAAGAAGGTTGCGGATACGATTCGTTCATCTTCATTCCCAACAGACCAATTTGGTGCTCCTCTTGCTGGCTCATTGATTCCTTGGATCGATGTGAAGCGTGAAAACGGGCAAAGCAAAGAAGAATGGAAAGCGGGCGTTGAAGCGAACAAGATTCTTGGTCTAGATGGTCAGCCAATCCCTATCGATGGTACTTGTGTACGTATCGGTGCAATGCGTTGTCACGCTCAAGCACTAACGATCAAGCTTAAGCAAGACGTTCCAATGGACGAAATCGAAGAGATCATCGCGACGCACAACGATTGGGTTAAAGTGATTCCGAACGATCGTGATATCACTGCGCAAGAACTGACTCCGGCTAAAGTAACAGGCACGATGTCTGTACCAGTAGGTCGCCTACGTAAGATGTCTATGGGTAACGACTTCCTAAACGCATTCACAGTTGGTGACCAACTGCTTTGGGGTGCTGCAGAACCACTACGTCGTACATTACGTATTATTCTTGCTGAGAAAGCGTAA
- the nhaC gene encoding Na+/H+ antiporter NhaC produces the protein MKQSKTRLPNLLQVFIALGLFLSLAFSFTAKFDLPIQLALYIGWFIIMVLGVRLGHQYKDLEKAALKGISNGLGAVLILLAVGALVGTWISGGIVPTIIYYGLKAIHPSIFLLATMIICSLTALATGTSWGAAGTAGIAMMGIGQGLGVPAPITAGAVLSGCYFGDKMSPLSDSVILASSMSNVEVVEHIKGMLPVALISYVITGIMFTAFGFHYAGNVDMSQVESVIKAMEVQFYITPYSFVPVLIVLGLLAFRMPSFPVISFGSLLGIIWAVMIQEIDFLTAFNTAWAPFSISSGVEFIDSILNRGGMSSMLGSVAVIVFGLGFGGLLDKVGVLETIAKVFERRVNSAGSLATSTIGTAFMGNVFGSAMYVSLILTPKICAKNYDRLGYKRKNLSRNAEFGGTLTSGMVPWSDNGIYMASILGVATLSYAPFMWLSFICIIVTIVTSYMGWFVDKCEPTAPALETEEAAELTKQQA, from the coding sequence ATGAAGCAGAGTAAAACTCGCCTACCGAACCTATTACAGGTATTCATCGCGTTAGGACTATTTCTATCCCTTGCTTTTTCCTTTACTGCAAAGTTTGACCTTCCAATCCAACTTGCCTTGTATATTGGCTGGTTCATTATCATGGTTCTTGGTGTTCGTCTTGGTCATCAATACAAAGACTTAGAAAAAGCAGCACTCAAAGGAATATCTAATGGCTTAGGCGCAGTTTTAATACTTTTAGCCGTTGGCGCTCTTGTTGGTACCTGGATCTCAGGCGGGATCGTACCGACCATCATTTACTATGGTCTCAAAGCTATCCACCCTTCTATCTTCCTTTTAGCGACCATGATCATCTGTTCTCTAACTGCATTGGCTACCGGTACTTCTTGGGGTGCAGCAGGTACAGCGGGTATTGCGATGATGGGTATTGGCCAAGGCCTTGGTGTTCCAGCGCCAATCACGGCAGGTGCGGTACTTTCTGGTTGTTACTTCGGTGACAAGATGTCTCCGCTATCTGATTCCGTGATTCTTGCTTCTTCAATGTCGAATGTTGAAGTGGTTGAACACATTAAGGGTATGTTGCCAGTTGCGTTAATCAGCTACGTAATTACGGGCATCATGTTTACTGCGTTTGGCTTCCACTACGCGGGCAACGTTGATATGAGCCAAGTAGAGTCTGTAATCAAAGCAATGGAAGTACAGTTCTACATCACACCTTATTCATTCGTGCCAGTGTTGATCGTGCTTGGCCTACTGGCTTTCCGCATGCCTTCATTCCCAGTGATCAGCTTCGGTTCTCTGCTAGGTATTATCTGGGCAGTGATGATCCAAGAGATCGACTTCCTAACGGCATTCAACACGGCTTGGGCACCGTTCTCAATCTCTTCTGGTGTCGAGTTCATTGATTCAATTCTTAACCGTGGCGGCATGTCTTCAATGCTAGGTTCGGTTGCGGTTATTGTGTTTGGTTTAGGTTTTGGTGGCTTACTAGATAAAGTCGGCGTGCTAGAGACTATCGCTAAGGTATTCGAGCGCCGCGTAAACAGCGCAGGCTCACTAGCAACCAGCACTATTGGTACAGCGTTCATGGGTAACGTGTTCGGTTCAGCAATGTACGTATCGCTTATCCTTACGCCAAAAATCTGTGCGAAGAACTACGACCGTTTAGGCTACAAACGTAAGAACCTGTCTCGTAACGCTGAGTTTGGCGGCACGCTAACATCAGGTATGGTGCCTTGGAGTGATAACGGTATATACATGGCAAGTATTCTTGGCGTTGCGACGCTGTCTTATGCTCCGTTCATGTGGTTAAGCTTCATCTGTATCATCGTAACTATCGTAACGTCTTACATGGGCTGGTTCGTTGATAAGTGTGAACCAACGGCGCCAGCACTTGAAACTGAAGAAGCAGCAGAGCTGACTAAGCAACAAGCCTAG
- a CDS encoding chemotaxis protein encodes MLRVSSRSWMVLVLSIVLSGCSLLEVKLDSQTTPLTQQELNARLMTREYAKMFFTRVEDSADVIAQSYPADDTLHQSYVLLWKIHAEQGLQQAAYQTSPMSALIDSWVFTAQMNQFYAQGEGADLFVTDDAVETARFLDQEAEKLAKGVLSSSDFKKSKAFVTEFAASNQFKDLTFRSTPAYREWLAYLGKDESQIVQSLGTMPEAMSDASDRLSLMADQTPKLMTWKAELVAMNSSLTGEDLSMTLESLRQTSASMQDFIENNPEYMQTLASIMSTEMQPLLNDLSDKTDQKLAMLSDERVALEKMVTREREALVQMIEKERIEIAGIVTSERELFTKDLDRVSQEVVVLAIDKLMELIKGVIIYFILFILVVFFAPLGIGYWLGKRTASK; translated from the coding sequence ATGTTACGAGTTTCGAGTCGAAGTTGGATGGTGTTGGTGCTTAGCATTGTGCTAAGTGGTTGTTCTCTCTTAGAAGTTAAGTTAGATAGTCAGACGACGCCTCTCACTCAACAAGAGCTGAATGCTCGCCTCATGACGCGTGAATACGCCAAGATGTTTTTCACACGAGTAGAAGACTCAGCAGATGTAATCGCACAATCTTACCCGGCTGATGACACCTTACATCAATCTTATGTGTTGCTTTGGAAGATCCACGCAGAGCAGGGCTTACAACAAGCGGCTTACCAAACTTCTCCTATGTCAGCCTTAATTGACTCATGGGTGTTCACTGCGCAAATGAATCAGTTTTACGCTCAAGGCGAGGGCGCAGATTTGTTCGTGACCGATGATGCGGTTGAAACTGCGCGTTTTCTTGACCAAGAAGCTGAGAAGCTAGCAAAGGGCGTATTGAGCTCGAGTGATTTCAAGAAGAGCAAAGCATTCGTTACAGAGTTTGCCGCGAGTAACCAGTTTAAAGATCTCACCTTCAGAAGCACGCCTGCTTATCGCGAATGGTTGGCTTATCTGGGTAAAGACGAATCTCAAATCGTTCAGAGCCTAGGTACTATGCCAGAAGCCATGAGCGATGCATCAGACCGCTTAAGCTTAATGGCTGACCAAACGCCAAAATTGATGACCTGGAAAGCCGAGTTGGTTGCAATGAACAGCTCACTCACGGGTGAAGACTTGTCGATGACACTGGAAAGCCTTCGTCAAACGTCAGCAAGCATGCAGGATTTCATTGAGAACAACCCAGAGTACATGCAAACACTGGCTTCTATTATGTCGACAGAAATGCAGCCTCTGTTAAACGACCTCAGCGATAAAACAGACCAAAAGTTAGCAATGCTGAGTGATGAGCGTGTAGCACTGGAAAAAATGGTGACGCGTGAGAGAGAAGCTCTGGTTCAGATGATTGAGAAAGAGCGTATCGAGATTGCTGGTATCGTGACATCAGAAAGAGAACTGTTCACCAAAGATTTAGATCGTGTCTCTCAAGAGGTGGTCGTGCTTGCGATTGATAAGCTGATGGAGCTAATCAAAGGTGTGATTATCTACTTCATCTTGTTTATCTTAGTGGTGTTCTTTGCCCCGTTAGGTATCGGTTATTGGTTGGGTAAACGAACCGCCAGCAAATAA
- a CDS encoding Hpt domain-containing protein — MEQSVAKPNRFKKPATFLVVLLALWLLPSLALLNLSRSYTHSLAQIEELGIRVNELRQSLYFSEPLRVSRINDLALDAQLVYSIRLQIESDFQHAFFRPDVNQLLYVADQFLEKFDEFIPIESQVQDIVDNIKLLRADTELSPKLKPLLNEFGVVVFEAMYSDNQSSSATYRAFDSILDKSYALETEEQDAIQQLLADASALLSDYAQLNYLVDKIKKNSVNEQIIKLEAEFHDRQFNLLLVMLGLSLVAMIALVLWGASAKKLTKETGEEFIPEPEIEPSKPSASRTSHAEVELGEAASGNVAREKDSVSHESNHSHSVVSSVKPADNASPVAGSQHSDFQSQPSSSVASQSAIQQIIEDTPVVEKHVASVTDSKPAIDIEDMLETLDGDAESVELLLGVFVQDHADDYEKFKSLLTKDETSAARVVHSLKGVAGSIKASRLAIIAASIEMTMKQARAISEHDLTELEQAIKASVDSAHAYLDNQR, encoded by the coding sequence ATGGAACAATCAGTAGCAAAGCCCAATCGCTTTAAAAAACCAGCCACTTTCTTGGTTGTGCTCTTGGCTCTGTGGCTACTGCCTTCATTAGCACTTCTCAATCTAAGTCGTTCCTACACACATTCTCTTGCTCAAATTGAAGAACTCGGTATTCGCGTTAATGAACTAAGGCAATCGCTTTATTTCTCGGAGCCATTGCGTGTATCTCGAATCAATGACCTCGCACTTGATGCTCAGCTGGTTTACTCGATCAGGCTGCAGATTGAATCTGATTTCCAACACGCTTTCTTTCGTCCTGATGTGAATCAACTGCTTTATGTCGCAGACCAATTCCTAGAAAAATTTGATGAGTTCATCCCAATAGAAAGTCAGGTTCAAGACATTGTCGACAACATCAAGCTCTTGCGTGCCGATACTGAACTTTCTCCTAAGCTAAAACCGCTACTGAATGAATTCGGAGTGGTGGTTTTCGAAGCCATGTATTCTGATAATCAAAGCTCGTCTGCCACTTATCGCGCCTTTGATTCTATTCTTGATAAGTCGTATGCATTAGAAACCGAAGAGCAAGATGCTATTCAACAGTTGCTAGCAGATGCATCTGCATTGTTGAGTGATTACGCTCAGCTTAACTATCTGGTTGATAAAATTAAGAAGAACTCAGTCAACGAGCAGATCATCAAGCTTGAAGCTGAGTTTCACGATCGTCAATTTAACCTATTATTGGTGATGCTTGGTTTAAGCTTAGTGGCGATGATAGCGCTGGTTTTGTGGGGCGCTAGTGCAAAAAAATTGACTAAAGAAACAGGCGAAGAATTCATTCCTGAGCCTGAAATCGAACCAAGTAAGCCAAGTGCTTCCCGAACTTCTCATGCAGAGGTTGAGCTAGGAGAAGCCGCTTCTGGAAATGTTGCTCGCGAAAAAGACAGTGTATCTCATGAATCGAATCATAGTCACAGTGTAGTTTCCTCAGTAAAGCCAGCAGATAACGCTTCTCCTGTTGCAGGCAGCCAACATTCCGATTTTCAATCACAACCGAGTTCTAGTGTGGCGAGTCAGTCTGCTATTCAACAAATTATTGAAGATACGCCAGTAGTAGAGAAACACGTCGCCAGTGTCACGGATTCAAAACCTGCGATTGATATTGAAGACATGCTAGAAACACTCGATGGTGACGCGGAATCTGTGGAATTGTTGCTTGGCGTCTTTGTACAAGATCACGCTGACGATTATGAGAAGTTTAAATCGCTACTGACCAAAGATGAGACCTCCGCTGCTCGTGTTGTGCATAGCCTGAAAGGCGTGGCGGGTAGCATCAAAGCGTCTCGATTGGCGATCATTGCGGCGAGTATCGAAATGACGATGAAGCAAGCAAGAGCCATCAGTGAACATGATTTAACTGAGCTCGAGCAGGCAATAAAAGCCTCGGTAGATTCAGCTCATGCATATTTAGATAATCAACGTTAA
- the yejK gene encoding nucleoid-associated protein YejK, with product MSLHLSNVILHQLSKNDQDELIVNYRAESLENDASSESLVAELHRVFNSKAGKGFGSFKSDSEFQQWLHQLRAGETNFYDFSQKSAQRLKDELSKYPFADEGILVMAEYQSLATDYLFIGLLPSNQSLKVTEGLDISATDYLDISKMDIAARLDLSTYETDKESNRYLTYIKGRVGRKVADFFLDFLQAEVGLDAKQQNQVLMQAVEDFVSDSKLEKEEAISYKKQVADYCNEQLKAGDEVQVRELSGELPASTDGTSFFDYTSEQGYELEDSFPADRATMRKLTKFVGAGGGLNVSFDSLLLGERIFYDPETDTLTIKGTPPNLRDQLTRNKS from the coding sequence ATGAGCCTTCACCTTTCCAACGTAATTTTACACCAGCTGAGCAAGAACGATCAGGATGAACTGATTGTTAACTATCGTGCTGAATCTCTAGAAAACGATGCTTCATCTGAAAGTCTGGTTGCTGAACTTCACCGTGTTTTTAACTCAAAAGCAGGCAAAGGGTTTGGTTCTTTCAAATCTGACAGCGAATTTCAGCAGTGGTTGCACCAACTTCGTGCTGGTGAGACAAACTTTTACGATTTTTCTCAAAAGAGTGCGCAACGTCTAAAAGATGAGCTTTCAAAATACCCATTTGCTGACGAAGGTATCTTGGTAATGGCTGAATATCAGTCACTTGCAACAGATTATCTATTCATTGGTTTGCTGCCTTCAAACCAAAGCCTAAAGGTAACTGAAGGGCTAGATATTAGTGCGACGGATTACCTTGATATCTCAAAAATGGATATCGCGGCTCGCCTAGACCTTTCTACTTATGAGACTGATAAAGAGTCAAACCGTTATTTAACTTACATTAAAGGACGTGTTGGCCGTAAAGTCGCGGATTTCTTCTTAGATTTCTTACAAGCTGAAGTGGGTCTGGATGCGAAACAGCAAAACCAAGTACTGATGCAAGCGGTAGAAGATTTCGTTTCTGACTCTAAATTAGAAAAAGAAGAAGCGATCAGCTACAAAAAGCAGGTTGCGGATTACTGTAACGAGCAGCTTAAAGCGGGCGATGAAGTGCAAGTTCGTGAACTTTCTGGAGAGTTACCAGCAAGCACAGATGGCACAAGTTTCTTTGACTATACTAGTGAGCAAGGTTATGAGTTAGAAGACAGCTTCCCAGCCGATCGTGCAACTATGCGTAAACTAACAAAATTTGTTGGTGCTGGTGGCGGTTTGAATGTTAGTTTTGATAGTCTGCTTCTAGGCGAGCGTATCTTCTACGATCCGGAGACAGACACGCTAACAATTAAAGGCACACCACCGAACTTACGTGACCAGCTGACTCGCAATAAGTCATAG
- a CDS encoding YejL family protein: MPIISKYTDDQVEKILAEVGAVLSKHKASPELSLMIAGNIATNVLNQNVAASQRKGIAEKFAEALISSLEDKKSH, encoded by the coding sequence ATGCCGATTATATCTAAATACACAGATGATCAAGTTGAAAAAATCCTAGCTGAAGTAGGTGCTGTACTATCTAAGCACAAAGCTTCACCAGAACTTTCACTGATGATCGCTGGAAATATCGCAACCAATGTCTTAAATCAGAATGTTGCTGCTTCACAACGCAAAGGAATTGCTGAAAAATTTGCCGAGGCTTTAATTTCTTCTCTTGAAGATAAAAAGTCTCACTAA